Proteins encoded by one window of Bacteroidota bacterium:
- the purL gene encoding phosphoribosylformylglycinamidine synthase subunit PurL, producing MTATKEELTTADTAKKLGLLPEEFEKIKEVLGRTPNFTELSIYSVMWSEHCSYKNSIQWLKTLPKDGPHMLAKAGEENAGLVDIGDGLGCAFKIESHNHPSALEPYQGAATGVGGINRDIFTMGARPIAQLNSLRFGDLKLEKTKWLIKGVVKGIGDYGNAFGIPTVGGEVFFDECYNANPLVNAMSAGIVKAGETVSATSYGAGNPVFIVGSATGKDGIHGAAFASKDITEDSAKDLPAVQVGDPFQEKLLLEASLEVIKTGAVIGMQDMGAAGITCSTSEMSAKGKHGMKIWLDKIPTRQGNMKDWEILLSESQERMLIVVKKGKEKDIQKVFDKWDLNCVQIGEVTKGDRLQYFMNEELVADVPAESLVLGGGAPIYKREFKEPSYFAEAKKFNIDQVEEPKDLKPVAKHLLSHPNIASKRWVFNQYDSMVGTVNMSTNAPSDAAIVNIKGTNKAIALKVDCNARYVNADPETGCAIAVSEAARNIVCSGGEPSAITNCLNFGNPYNPEVYWQFVGAIKGMGAACLKFQTPVTGGNVSFYNQSSYEGPVFPTPTIGMLGILPDKKNVMTLDFKNEGDIIYMIGEAKNDIASSEYVYSFHKIKNTPAPYFNLDEEYNVQQAVKVAIKSKIVQSVHDVSDGGLFITLAESAIVHNLGFEIFTDKNIRKDAFLFGEAQSRVVVSVKKEHETDLIKLLKNLEVKFIKLGFVTGSEFKVDNETLLTVADAHEMYDTALENLLK from the coding sequence ATGACGGCAACTAAAGAAGAACTCACAACAGCAGATACCGCAAAAAAACTCGGGCTTTTACCCGAAGAGTTCGAAAAGATAAAAGAAGTGCTTGGCCGCACACCAAACTTTACAGAGTTGAGTATTTATTCCGTAATGTGGAGCGAACACTGTTCTTACAAAAATTCAATACAATGGTTGAAGACATTGCCTAAGGATGGTCCGCACATGCTGGCCAAAGCCGGAGAAGAGAATGCCGGGCTGGTTGATATCGGTGATGGCCTTGGCTGCGCTTTTAAAATAGAATCACACAATCACCCTTCAGCGCTGGAACCCTACCAGGGTGCCGCGACAGGCGTGGGAGGCATTAACCGCGATATATTTACTATGGGTGCGCGTCCCATCGCGCAATTAAATTCATTGCGTTTTGGCGATCTGAAACTCGAAAAAACAAAATGGCTCATCAAAGGTGTTGTAAAAGGCATTGGTGATTATGGTAACGCTTTTGGTATCCCCACTGTTGGAGGTGAAGTTTTCTTTGATGAGTGTTATAATGCAAATCCATTGGTGAATGCCATGAGTGCCGGTATTGTAAAAGCAGGCGAAACGGTTTCGGCCACATCCTATGGTGCAGGAAATCCTGTATTTATTGTGGGGTCTGCAACCGGTAAAGATGGCATTCACGGAGCGGCTTTTGCGTCGAAAGATATTACGGAAGATTCAGCGAAAGATCTTCCTGCTGTACAGGTAGGAGATCCGTTCCAGGAGAAATTATTACTTGAGGCATCTCTTGAGGTTATTAAAACAGGTGCTGTTATTGGCATGCAGGATATGGGTGCTGCCGGTATTACCTGTTCAACCTCTGAAATGAGCGCTAAAGGCAAGCATGGGATGAAGATATGGCTGGATAAGATACCGACGCGTCAAGGCAATATGAAGGATTGGGAGATATTGTTGTCCGAGTCGCAGGAGCGCATGCTTATTGTCGTGAAGAAAGGCAAAGAAAAAGATATTCAAAAAGTATTTGATAAATGGGATCTGAATTGCGTGCAGATAGGTGAAGTGACCAAGGGCGATCGCCTGCAGTATTTTATGAATGAGGAATTAGTCGCGGATGTACCCGCTGAATCATTGGTGCTTGGCGGCGGCGCACCCATTTATAAACGTGAATTTAAAGAACCTTCCTATTTTGCTGAAGCAAAAAAATTCAACATCGACCAGGTTGAAGAACCTAAAGACCTTAAACCGGTTGCGAAACATTTATTATCTCACCCTAACATAGCGTCGAAACGCTGGGTATTCAATCAATACGATTCAATGGTGGGGACTGTGAATATGAGTACCAATGCACCGTCTGACGCAGCTATTGTAAATATTAAGGGAACCAATAAAGCGATCGCTCTCAAAGTTGATTGCAACGCGCGTTATGTGAACGCCGATCCTGAAACGGGTTGTGCAATCGCAGTTTCGGAAGCTGCACGTAATATTGTATGCAGCGGAGGTGAGCCCAGCGCGATAACAAACTGTTTGAACTTTGGGAATCCATACAATCCTGAAGTGTACTGGCAATTTGTTGGTGCTATTAAAGGTATGGGGGCTGCCTGTTTAAAATTCCAAACGCCCGTGACCGGTGGAAATGTAAGCTTTTATAATCAATCGTCGTATGAAGGTCCGGTTTTCCCGACACCAACAATAGGTATGCTTGGTATTTTACCCGACAAAAAAAATGTAATGACATTGGATTTTAAAAATGAAGGCGATATCATTTATATGATAGGTGAAGCGAAGAATGATATTGCCTCATCGGAATATGTGTATTCATTTCACAAAATAAAAAATACGCCTGCCCCGTATTTTAACCTCGATGAAGAGTACAATGTACAGCAAGCGGTAAAAGTGGCTATCAAATCTAAAATTGTACAATCGGTTCACGATGTATCGGATGGAGGTTTATTTATAACGCTCGCCGAAAGCGCTATTGTGCATAACCTGGGTTTTGAAATTTTTACCGACAAAAATATCCGTAAAGATGCTTTCCTGTTTGGTGAAGCGCAGAGCAGGGTAGTGGTATCCGTTAAAAAAGAACACGAGACCGACCTGATCAAATTATTAAAAAATCTCGAAGTGAAATTTATTAAACTTGGTTTTGTTACAGGCTCTGAGTTTAAAGTTGATAACGAAACATTGCTTACCGTTGCTGATGCACATGAGATGTATGATACTGCGTTGGAGAATTTGTTGAAGTGA
- a CDS encoding class I SAM-dependent methyltransferase — protein sequence MRFYRNTVFAVIQVLKEVFIEKRYADKVIEHVLKQNPKWGARDRRFIAESSYEIIRWWRLIKECAGAPENNEQNLWKVFGTWCVLNEIGPPDWDEFSKIDPEKIRKNYERARHQFKLRESIPDWMDEMGRAELPAKWEDEVHALNQQADVVLRTNTLKTTREQLEKALKESDVETETISWCPDALVLNRRQNVFRLPLFKEGHFEVQDASSQNVSLFLQVEPGMRVIDACAGGGGKSLYLSALMKNKGRIIAMDVEQWKLDELKKRSRRAGATNIEPRLIDSTKAIKRLHNTADRLLLDVPCSGMGVLKRNPDAKWKLTPEFIDSVKKTQQELLESYSNMLKPGGLMVYSTCSLLPSENEKQVEAFLSIHKGQYELVKEKRHWPSEGFDGFYMALIKKLN from the coding sequence TTGAGATTTTACAGAAATACAGTTTTCGCGGTTATCCAGGTACTAAAAGAAGTATTCATTGAGAAACGCTACGCAGATAAAGTAATTGAACATGTCCTTAAACAAAACCCCAAGTGGGGCGCACGCGACAGGCGTTTTATTGCCGAAAGCTCATACGAGATCATACGCTGGTGGAGACTGATAAAGGAATGTGCGGGAGCGCCTGAAAACAATGAACAAAACCTGTGGAAAGTATTTGGAACCTGGTGCGTACTGAATGAGATCGGTCCGCCGGATTGGGATGAATTCAGCAAAATTGATCCGGAAAAGATCCGGAAAAATTATGAGCGTGCCCGGCACCAGTTTAAATTGCGCGAATCCATTCCCGACTGGATGGATGAGATGGGCAGGGCTGAATTACCAGCCAAATGGGAAGATGAGGTACATGCTTTGAATCAGCAGGCAGATGTGGTACTTCGTACAAATACACTAAAAACAACCCGGGAACAGCTTGAAAAGGCATTAAAAGAAAGTGATGTTGAAACCGAAACAATCAGTTGGTGCCCGGATGCCTTGGTGCTGAACAGGCGGCAAAATGTATTCAGGCTTCCTTTATTTAAAGAAGGTCATTTTGAAGTGCAGGATGCTTCCTCGCAAAACGTTAGTTTATTTTTGCAAGTGGAACCGGGCATGCGTGTGATTGATGCCTGCGCAGGCGGAGGCGGAAAAAGCCTGTACCTTTCTGCTCTAATGAAAAACAAAGGCCGCATCATCGCGATGGATGTTGAACAATGGAAACTGGATGAACTCAAAAAACGCAGCCGCCGGGCCGGCGCAACGAATATTGAACCACGCTTAATTGATTCCACTAAAGCCATCAAGCGCCTGCATAATACAGCCGACCGGCTTTTACTTGATGTACCCTGTTCAGGAATGGGCGTGCTTAAACGCAACCCCGATGCTAAATGGAAACTCACTCCCGAATTCATTGACTCAGTAAAAAAAACACAACAGGAATTACTGGAAAGTTACAGCAATATGCTAAAACCGGGCGGACTAATGGTATACTCTACCTGCAGTCTGTTGCCAAGCGAAAACGAAAAACAGGTTGAGGCATTTCTGAGTATACACAAAGGACAGTATGAATTAGTAAAAGAAAAACGCCATTGGCCCAGTGAAGGGTTTGACGGGTTTTATATGGCGCTTATTAAAAAATTGAATTAA
- a CDS encoding nucleotidyltransferase family protein, with amino-acid sequence MSLENLKAIIRDTLKKYPIKKAALFGSFSRGEEQINSDVDILIEPSGPVTLFDILKMESELSKKIARKIDIVEFSAIKNSIRENVLKNAIAIL; translated from the coding sequence ATGTCTCTGGAAAATCTTAAGGCGATAATTCGCGATACTTTAAAAAAATACCCTATAAAAAAAGCTGCTCTTTTTGGTTCATTTTCAAGAGGAGAGGAACAGATTAATAGTGATGTTGATATTCTCATTGAACCATCCGGGCCGGTGACTCTATTTGATATTTTAAAAATGGAATCAGAATTATCAAAAAAAATTGCCCGGAAAATTGATATAGTCGAGTTTAGCGCGATTAAAAATTCTATTCGTGAAAATGTTTTAAAAAACGCGATTGCAATCCTTTGA
- the recR gene encoding recombination protein RecR: MNFPSRLIENAVNEFAKLPGVGRKTALRFVLHLLKQNDKDVANFSETFMKLKRELKYCKSCHNISDRELCDICSSHKRDHSLVCVVEDIRDVMAIENTGQYNGVYHILGGIISPMDGIGPNDLNIESLVEKVKNGEIKEVVMALSTTMEGDTTNFYIYKKLKDFNIMISTIARGVSIGDELEFADEITLGRSIINRTLYEKGLSSK, translated from the coding sequence ATGAACTTTCCATCCCGGTTAATTGAGAATGCCGTAAACGAATTTGCAAAACTACCCGGGGTTGGCCGTAAAACAGCATTGCGTTTTGTTTTACACCTCCTTAAGCAGAACGATAAGGATGTAGCTAACTTCAGCGAGACCTTCATGAAACTTAAACGGGAATTAAAGTATTGTAAAAGCTGTCATAATATTTCGGATCGTGAATTGTGTGATATATGCAGCAGCCATAAGCGTGATCACAGCCTTGTTTGTGTGGTAGAAGATATTCGCGATGTAATGGCCATTGAGAACACGGGCCAGTATAACGGTGTATATCACATATTAGGGGGTATTATTTCACCAATGGATGGGATAGGTCCAAATGATCTTAACATTGAATCGCTGGTTGAAAAAGTTAAAAATGGTGAAATAAAAGAAGTTGTAATGGCGTTGAGTACAACCATGGAAGGTGATACGACAAATTTTTATATATATAAAAAGCTGAAGGATTTTAATATTATGATTTCCACAATTGCCCGTGGTGTTTCAATCGGAGATGAGTTGGAGTTTGCGGATGAAATTACTTTGGGGCGCTCTATTATTAATCGCACACTTTACGAAAAGGGGTTGTCCTCCAAATAA
- a CDS encoding glycosyltransferase yields the protein MSVKLSVIIVNYNVEFFLEQCLHSVRTALKNISSEVFVVDNNSVDGSVRMVKEKFPEVHLIENKKNAGFSFANNQAIRIAKGEYVLLLNPDTVVEEDTFIKTIKFMDEHPDAGGLGVKMLDGKGNFLPESKRGLPTPSVAFYKVFGLAALFPNSKLFGRYHLGFLDNDKTSEVDVLAGAFMMLRKSVLDRIGLLDETFFMYGEDIDISFRITQAGYKNYYFPETRIIHYKGESTRKSSINYVFVFYNAMIIFAQKHFSQNHAKLFSFLIHIAIYIRAGMAIFRRMAVAMTLPILDAAIVMGGLLFIKDYYEKNVRYAEVTGSYLESLVYIAFSCYLIIWIMAIYLNGGYDKPIRLSKLARGILIGTGIILIIYSLLPEIYRFSRALILIGAAWALTSTTGLRLLLHVFDIKPYRLSENESKRIVIIGSLEESDRVHQLLKQTTIKTSFVGYISTNKADVNNKYNIGSIEQLPDYIKIYEIDEIIFCAKDIAAQQIISLMLQMGNAQVDYKIAPPESLSVIGSNSIDTSGDLYTIDVNSITKPENRRLKRTFDLVTGLVFIPFFVFMIPFIKQPLLFFRNIVLVLLGKKSWIGYTDHETLPAVKRGVLTPSVVLGKNLNKETADRIDMLYAKDYKLSNDFKILFRGFKDLGS from the coding sequence ATGAGCGTTAAATTATCTGTCATAATTGTTAATTACAACGTGGAGTTCTTTTTGGAGCAGTGTTTGCATTCCGTGCGCACTGCGTTAAAGAATATTTCATCTGAAGTGTTTGTGGTAGATAACAATTCGGTTGATGGCTCTGTGCGGATGGTGAAAGAAAAATTTCCGGAAGTGCATTTAATTGAAAATAAAAAGAATGCCGGGTTTTCATTCGCGAATAACCAGGCCATTCGCATCGCGAAAGGAGAGTATGTATTACTGCTCAATCCCGATACAGTTGTTGAAGAAGATACGTTTATCAAAACGATAAAATTCATGGATGAACACCCCGATGCAGGAGGGCTGGGGGTGAAGATGCTAGATGGAAAAGGAAATTTTCTACCGGAATCGAAACGGGGATTGCCGACTCCTTCCGTAGCATTTTATAAGGTATTCGGACTGGCGGCACTTTTTCCAAACTCAAAATTGTTTGGCCGTTATCATTTAGGATTCCTGGATAATGATAAGACCAGTGAAGTGGATGTATTAGCAGGGGCTTTCATGATGCTTCGTAAATCGGTGCTTGACAGGATCGGTTTATTGGATGAGACCTTTTTCATGTATGGAGAGGATATTGACATTTCATTCCGGATCACCCAGGCAGGATATAAAAATTATTACTTCCCTGAAACCCGCATTATTCATTATAAAGGAGAGAGCACGCGCAAAAGCAGCATCAATTATGTATTTGTTTTTTACAATGCGATGATCATTTTTGCGCAAAAGCATTTTTCTCAGAATCATGCCAAACTATTTTCCTTTTTAATTCATATTGCGATATACATACGGGCGGGCATGGCCATATTCAGGCGTATGGCTGTAGCGATGACTCTTCCCATTTTGGATGCGGCTATCGTAATGGGAGGGTTATTGTTTATTAAAGATTATTATGAAAAAAATGTCCGGTACGCGGAAGTTACCGGTTCCTACCTTGAAAGCCTTGTTTACATTGCGTTTTCATGCTACCTCATCATTTGGATAATGGCCATTTACCTGAATGGCGGCTACGATAAACCCATACGGCTTTCAAAACTGGCGCGTGGAATTTTAATTGGTACAGGAATAATATTGATCATTTATTCACTTTTGCCTGAGATCTATCGCTTTTCGCGCGCGCTTATCCTCATCGGTGCTGCATGGGCGCTCACTTCAACAACAGGTCTCCGGCTATTGCTGCATGTGTTTGATATTAAGCCATACCGTCTGAGCGAGAATGAGAGCAAACGCATTGTTATTATAGGCAGCCTTGAGGAGTCCGACAGGGTACATCAGTTGCTCAAGCAAACCACTATTAAAACATCGTTTGTTGGTTACATCAGCACCAATAAAGCAGACGTGAACAATAAATATAATATTGGCAGCATTGAGCAGTTACCCGATTATATTAAGATATACGAAATCGATGAGATAATATTTTGTGCGAAAGATATTGCAGCACAGCAGATCATCAGCCTGATGCTGCAAATGGGAAACGCACAGGTGGATTATAAGATAGCTCCGCCCGAAAGTCTTTCTGTCATTGGCAGTAACTCCATTGATACTTCGGGCGATCTTTATACGATCGATGTGAATTCCATCACTAAACCGGAGAATAGACGGCTAAAACGAACTTTCGATCTTGTTACCGGCCTTGTGTTTATTCCGTTTTTTGTTTTTATGATTCCGTTTATTAAACAGCCTTTACTGTTTTTCCGGAATATTGTTCTTGTGCTTCTGGGTAAAAAGTCCTGGATCGGCTATACAGATCATGAGACGCTTCCCGCTGTAAAAAGGGGTGTTTTAACGCCATCTGTAGTACTTGGGAAAAATCTGAACAAGGAAACTGCGGATCGTATAGACATGTTGTACGCCAAGGATTATAAGCTGTCCAATGACTTTAAAATTCTGTTCAGGGGATTTAAGGATCTTGGCAGCTAA
- a CDS encoding phytanoyl-CoA dioxygenase family protein has protein sequence VDEINADLEILIKKGEIAYDYTNTRVMNLFRRSEAAKKIATDERLLKILGFILGKPVAPFQTINFIYGSQQKTHSDSIHMTTHPLGYLVATWIALEDLEPGCGLLHYYPGSHKLPYVMGDDFENNNTPLMVGDDFYGNYEKKIGEIISAEGLQKEIFSAKKGDLFIWHANLLHGGEPRTNQTATRKSLVTHYFCDGDVINYHEITQRPAVVKSVSCQDP, from the coding sequence TTGTTGACGAAATAAATGCAGACCTCGAAATATTAATTAAAAAAGGGGAGATCGCTTATGACTATACCAATACCCGCGTCATGAACCTGTTCCGCCGATCGGAAGCAGCGAAAAAGATCGCGACTGATGAACGACTGTTAAAAATACTGGGCTTCATTCTTGGCAAACCTGTTGCTCCATTCCAGACAATAAATTTTATTTACGGCAGCCAGCAAAAAACACATTCAGATTCCATACATATGACAACTCACCCGCTTGGTTACCTTGTCGCTACGTGGATCGCGCTCGAGGATCTTGAACCCGGCTGTGGACTTTTGCATTATTACCCGGGCAGCCATAAACTGCCTTATGTAATGGGAGATGATTTTGAAAACAACAATACTCCGCTGATGGTCGGAGATGATTTTTACGGCAACTATGAAAAGAAGATCGGAGAAATTATTTCCGCCGAAGGCTTACAAAAAGAAATATTCTCAGCTAAAAAAGGGGATTTGTTTATCTGGCATGCAAATTTGTTACATGGCGGTGAACCAAGAACCAATCAAACTGCAACGCGAAAAAGTCTTGTAACACATTACTTTTGCGATGGAGATGTAATTAATTACCACGAAATAACCCAGCGGCCGGCGGTGGTGAAAAGTGTTAGCTGCCAAGATCCTTAA
- a CDS encoding 2-oxo acid dehydrogenase subunit E2, with translation MGQVELIMPKMGESVAEATIIKWLKNEGDKVAMDEPVLEIATDKVDSEIPSNFEGILVKQLYKQGDVVQVGKAVALISSDAVSPVSADMPKASVVSAQVASKPVTASPVAGMSSGRVDRTSSTGKFYSPLVRSIATQEGVSIAELEAISGTGKDGRVTKNDILAYIPAKGKPSPSIQVKSNGTAQVQSQTIQRPTISVSGNDEIIEMDRMRKLIAEHMVMSKHVSPHVTSFVEADVTNIVKWREKAKAAFEKRDGIKLTYTPIFIEAIVKAIRDFPMINVSVDGTNIIRRKSINIGMAAALPSGNLIVPVIKGADQLNLLGLANAVNDLTNRARNNKLTPDEIHGGTYTLTNVGTFGNIMGTPIINQPQAAIMAVGTITKKPVVIETPQGDTIGIRHMMFLSHAYDHRIIDGALGGSFVKRVADYLEQFDINRTI, from the coding sequence ATGGGACAAGTTGAGTTGATAATGCCCAAAATGGGCGAAAGCGTAGCTGAAGCAACAATTATTAAATGGCTCAAAAATGAGGGCGATAAAGTTGCTATGGACGAGCCTGTATTGGAGATCGCAACTGATAAAGTGGATTCTGAAATACCATCGAATTTTGAAGGGATTTTGGTGAAACAGTTGTATAAGCAGGGTGATGTAGTGCAGGTTGGAAAAGCTGTTGCGCTTATATCATCTGATGCCGTTAGCCCGGTTTCAGCTGATATGCCGAAAGCTTCCGTAGTTTCCGCTCAGGTCGCTTCAAAACCGGTAACTGCTTCTCCCGTCGCAGGAATGTCCTCAGGTCGTGTGGACCGGACCTCTTCAACGGGTAAATTTTATTCACCGCTTGTGCGCAGTATAGCCACCCAGGAAGGTGTAAGCATAGCCGAACTTGAGGCTATTTCAGGAACAGGAAAAGACGGTCGCGTTACAAAGAATGATATTCTCGCTTATATTCCTGCTAAGGGAAAGCCGTCACCTTCTATTCAGGTTAAATCAAATGGCACTGCACAAGTGCAAAGCCAAACTATTCAACGACCAACCATATCGGTAAGCGGCAATGATGAGATCATTGAAATGGACCGGATGCGGAAGCTTATTGCCGAACACATGGTGATGAGCAAACATGTATCACCCCATGTTACCTCATTTGTGGAAGCCGATGTTACCAATATTGTGAAGTGGCGGGAAAAAGCGAAAGCTGCATTTGAAAAAAGGGATGGAATTAAGTTAACATATACTCCGATCTTTATTGAAGCCATTGTTAAAGCGATAAGAGACTTTCCTATGATCAACGTTTCCGTTGATGGTACAAATATTATCAGGCGTAAGAGCATAAACATAGGAATGGCAGCGGCGTTGCCTTCCGGAAATCTTATTGTTCCCGTGATCAAAGGAGCGGACCAGTTGAATCTTTTGGGGTTAGCGAATGCAGTGAACGACCTGACTAACAGGGCCCGTAACAACAAGCTTACTCCGGATGAGATACATGGCGGCACATATACGCTTACCAATGTCGGGACTTTTGGAAATATAATGGGTACGCCTATAATAAACCAGCCGCAAGCTGCTATAATGGCTGTCGGCACAATTACCAAAAAACCGGTGGTTATAGAAACTCCGCAGGGCGATACCATCGGGATCCGGCATATGATGTTTTTGTCTCATGCTTACGATCACCGTATCATTGACGGAGCCTTGGGCGGAAGTTTTGTAAAGCGTGTAGCCGATTATCTTGAGCAATTTGATATTAACAGAACCATATAA
- a CDS encoding PD40 domain-containing protein — MMRLFRYILMTSLCIPAFNSWSQKPESAETRKLFDEAEKHFVEQRYNLALPLYVRVDTTLKDNANVAYKIGVCYLNSLTDKLSAISYLERAVKNTSPSAKEDAFSEKSAPIDVYYQLAHAYHLNYQLDYAIANFEKFKSYIAETDLKMINTVNHQIEMCNNAKVLVASPVTIKIDNLGPNVNSPYADYSAVLSADEASLFFTSRRPNTMGGGVDPDDGKYFEDIYFCTKKDSAWTLAANIGAPINTNGHEATIGVSVDGQKLLIYRDDGGDGNIYTSMLQGGAWSVPAKMSENINTQLWEPSATISADGTRLFFASNRDGGFGGRDIYMSKMLPNGQWSKAVNLGPSINTPYDEDAPFIHPDGITLFFSSTGHKSMGGFDIFFCTINYETDKSTEPVNIGYPVNSTDDDIFYTPTADNKRAYYSSFKAGGYGEKDIYMITFPEQKETPLTVYKGKIKGVSGNVVTNVEITVIDNETGQLVGTYFPNSKTGYYLFILPPGGNYNISYQAEGYLLQSENMIVPKDSTYNLINTFIELKPVTVGQRVTLKNIFFDYNKATLRPISRIELDKFYSMLKEKSQLVVEISGHTDSKGNDDFNMKLSQSRAQSVVDYLVKKGIDVKRMVAVGYGETKPIAKNTRPNGKDDEVGMQLNRRVEYRILSTEGELDVIEKIKVPDAIKIKK; from the coding sequence ATGATGCGATTATTTCGATACATATTGATGACCTCTCTGTGCATACCTGCGTTTAATTCATGGTCGCAGAAGCCTGAAAGTGCTGAAACCAGGAAATTATTTGACGAAGCTGAAAAGCATTTTGTGGAGCAGCGTTATAATCTGGCACTCCCCCTCTATGTAAGGGTTGATACGACTTTAAAGGATAACGCCAACGTTGCTTATAAAATCGGAGTATGTTATCTGAACTCACTTACGGATAAACTCAGCGCGATCTCTTACCTTGAACGTGCGGTTAAAAACACTTCTCCCTCTGCAAAAGAAGATGCGTTCAGTGAAAAAAGCGCTCCGATTGACGTGTACTATCAATTGGCGCATGCCTACCACTTGAATTACCAGTTGGATTATGCCATCGCTAACTTTGAGAAATTCAAATCATATATTGCCGAGACCGATTTGAAAATGATTAATACGGTCAATCACCAGATCGAAATGTGTAACAATGCGAAAGTACTTGTCGCGTCTCCGGTAACCATTAAGATCGATAACCTTGGACCCAATGTGAATTCCCCTTACGCGGATTATTCGGCTGTTTTGTCGGCTGATGAAGCCTCTTTGTTCTTTACATCACGCAGGCCCAACACAATGGGCGGAGGTGTGGACCCCGATGACGGAAAATATTTTGAGGATATTTATTTCTGTACCAAAAAGGATTCGGCCTGGACACTTGCCGCTAACATTGGCGCTCCGATCAATACCAATGGACATGAAGCAACGATCGGTGTTTCGGTTGACGGTCAAAAACTTCTTATATATAGAGATGATGGGGGAGATGGAAATATTTACACCAGTATGCTGCAGGGCGGAGCATGGTCGGTTCCGGCTAAGATGAGTGAGAATATTAACACCCAGCTTTGGGAACCAAGCGCAACTATATCGGCTGATGGAACACGGCTTTTCTTCGCAAGTAATCGTGATGGGGGCTTTGGCGGGCGGGATATTTACATGAGTAAGATGTTGCCGAATGGTCAGTGGAGTAAAGCGGTTAACCTGGGCCCTTCAATAAATACTCCGTACGATGAAGATGCGCCATTCATTCATCCCGATGGTATCACTTTGTTTTTCAGTTCGACCGGACACAAAAGTATGGGCGGTTTCGATATCTTTTTCTGTACGATAAATTATGAGACGGATAAATCTACCGAACCTGTAAACATCGGCTATCCTGTTAACTCCACCGATGACGATATTTTTTATACTCCTACGGCGGATAATAAGCGCGCCTATTATTCATCTTTTAAAGCCGGAGGATATGGTGAAAAAGATATTTACATGATCACTTTTCCTGAACAAAAAGAAACTCCGCTTACTGTATATAAAGGAAAGATTAAAGGTGTTAGCGGAAACGTTGTTACTAATGTGGAAATTACAGTTATCGATAATGAAACAGGTCAATTGGTCGGCACTTATTTTCCAAATTCAAAAACCGGATATTATCTGTTCATTCTTCCTCCCGGTGGCAATTACAATATCTCATACCAGGCCGAAGGTTACCTGCTGCAATCCGAGAATATGATCGTACCCAAAGATTCAACATATAACCTGATCAATACATTTATTGAGTTAAAGCCTGTCACAGTAGGGCAGCGTGTAACATTGAAAAATATTTTCTTTGATTACAATAAAGCTACGTTACGTCCTATTTCGCGCATTGAACTCGACAAATTTTACAGTATGCTGAAGGAAAAATCACAATTGGTTGTTGAGATTTCCGGGCATACCGATTCAAAAGGCAATGATGATTTTAATATGAAATTATCTCAATCCCGTGCGCAGTCGGTGGTCGATTACCTTGTTAAAAAAGGTATCGATGTAAAGCGCATGGTGGCTGTTGGTTATGGTGAGACCAAACCGATTGCCAAAAATACCAGGCCGAATGGTAAGGATGATGAGGTTGGTATGCAATTGAACCGACGGGTAGAATACCGTATTTTAAGTACCGAAGGTGAATTGGACGTCATAGAAAAGATCAAGGTTCCTGACGCTATTAAGATCAAAAAATAA